One part of the Vanessa tameamea isolate UH-Manoa-2023 chromosome 8, ilVanTame1 primary haplotype, whole genome shotgun sequence genome encodes these proteins:
- the LOC113399904 gene encoding late secretory pathway protein AVL9 homolog, whose amino-acid sequence MSFINEPVLNIIVVGFHHKKGCQVEHCYPELVAGRPSELPPAWRYLPALALPDGSHNYLSDTIFFSLPGLTEPAHTVYGISCFRQIPLEQVAQKTEDMTRSSVQKSVCVICRVPLFGRLAVKMELVVRAWFLQGDFSQTKLLEDAFKHLNSCPVQIDQAFEGFSVQKLVESWRHKALLLFKLLLLRRKVLIYGSPAGALSTALLTLISLMPRCLEYGLSQSANVVLSRPLSPIPPVIQEDKKLDTADTDSFKEPLVNGSNQLDEELSPKETGNMLEEKDRVSRQSFDESILSDVVDRQELSSGREKCHSIGEKYKIQKSVVESQQSPTMARDMSVDGLYNLTGQIDQTECGFPLPLFEDGYICLPYLSLQYLDLLSDPAVQGFVVGASNVLFKQKRQLFDVLVEVNEMRIETADMSLRRQLTLGTEDLRFADHVVRHASTQGDTWIRDQFASYLIYLLRTSLLPEGSREIESYNTQFMAAFKSTPAYEKWLKETNNAEIESFINLTPMHPFSGQLSVADMKLKLAHTMSTTEGGRKVSAAVASTGRAVASTSRAVGGALSHARGALSGWWSALTAPAPAALDGADPCDASDADDYEHDSEDNRRHPDAEADPPDKFIEDDTATSISKIRVI is encoded by the exons atgtcGTTTATAAATGAACCTGTGTTGAACATTATAGTGGTGGGCTTCCACCATAAGAAAGGTTGCCAG GTGGAGCATTGTTATCCCGAGTTGGTTGCCGGCCGTCCCTCGGAACTTCCACCTGCATGGCGCTACCTACCAGCTTTGGCTTTACCAGATGGCTCTCACAACTATCTTTccgatacaatattttttagcttaCCAGGATTGACTGAACCAGCACATACAGTTTATGGTATATCCTGTTTTCGACAGATACCATTGGaa caAGTGGCCCAAAAAACAGAAGATATGACAAGGAGTTCAGTCCAAAAAAGTGTCTGTGTGATATGTCGAGTGCCTCTCTTTGGCCGTCTTGCTGTGAAAATGGAGTTAGTTGTTAGAGCATGGTTCTTGCAGGGTGATTTTTCACAGACAAAACTTCTTGAGGATGCCTTTAAACATCTTAATAGTTGTCCAGTTCAAATAGATCAAGCTTTTGAGG GTTTTTCAGTTCAAAAATTAGTAGAAAGTTGGCGACATAAAGCcttattgctatttaaattgttactattGAGAAGAAAAGTTCTTATATATGGATCCCCAGCCGGTGCATTGTCAACAGCTTTGTTGACACTTATATCTCTCATGCCACGCTGCTTAGAATATGGATTATCTCAATCAGCAAATGTTGT gcTCTCAAGGCCGTTATCTCCAATTCCTCCTGTGATACAGGAGGATAAAAAACTAGATACTGCTGATACAGATTCTTTTAAAGAGCCTCTTGTTAATGGATCAAATCAATTAGATGAAGAACTGTCCCCAAAAGAGACTGGAAACATGTTGGAAGAAAAAGATAGAGTCAGCAGACAGAGCTTTGATGAGTCAATATTATCGGACGTTGTGGACCGTCAAGAATTATCAAGTGGGAGAGAAAAATGCCACAGCATTggggaaaaatataaaatacagaagtCAGTGGTGGAATCTCAGCAAAGTCCTACTATGGCCAGGGATATGAGCGTTGATGGATTATATAACTTAACTGGTCAGATTGATCAAACTGAATGTGGATTCCCATTACCATTGTTTGAGGATGGATATATTTGCTTACCCTATTTGTCTCtccaatatttagatttattgtcTGATCCAGCTGTGCAAGGGTTCGTCGTTGGTGCATCTAATGTACTGTTCAAGCAGAAGAGGCAATTGTTTGATGTATTAGTAGAGGTCAATGAAATGAGGATAGAAACTGCAGATATGAGCCTCAGGAGGCAGCTTACTCTTGGCACAGAAGATCTTCGATTTGCAGATCATGTAGTGCGTCATGCTTCTACTCAAGGTGACACTTGGATAAGAGATCAATTTgctagttatttaatttacttattaagaaCATCACTCTTGCCag AGGGAAGTAGGGAAATCGAGTCTTATAATACCCAATTTATGGCGGCATTCAAATCGACGCCGGCGTATGAAAAATGGTTAAAAGAGACAAACAATGCAGAAATTGAATCCTTTATAAATCTCACTCCAATGCACCCTTTCTCTGGACAGTTGTCGGTAGCcgatatgaaattaaaactggcaca CACGATGTCGACGACGGAGGGTGGGCGCAAAGTGTCGGCGGCGGTGGCCAGCACGGGGCGCGCGGTGGCCAGCACGTCGCGCGCGGTGGGCGGCGCGCTGTCGCACGCGCGCGGCGCGCTGTCGGGCTGGTGGAGCGCGCTcaccgcgcccgcgcccgccgcgctggACGGCGCCGACCCGTGCGACGCGTCCGACGCGGATGACTACGAGCACGACAGCGAGGACAACAGGCGCCATCCCGACGCGGAGGCGGATCCGCCCGACAAGTTCATCGAGGACGATACCGCCACGAGTATTAGTAAAATACGAGTCATTTGA
- the LOC135193401 gene encoding uncharacterized protein LOC135193401, giving the protein MSVSWTNELTETLIDLYHNQSVLWDSSDVDYKNKHKKKDAWKTISDVMGLHELEIQRKIKNLTAQFFREKKKLKEDNKSGSSTSETPRWFAYQRLLFLTDRNEPRICVERGLNETHDSGLERSAGEESSHNQSPLRNEVNANDTTLPDPQSGYLSLSDIRKNIKGSKRKVSNYEQQQEGPYDIFKDFQTKKSRNRFTIFGEHVAAKIEALKSSYAQNVVEHLISNILFEASIGKYDYPAARQMSPFSTHSSNSSFSLMHTHAPSPQYASPPSPQLEYPTQATQQTQNTPLTVLQIEHEPLTPKCPPAISPKVEYI; this is encoded by the exons ATGTCTGTATCGTGGACGAACGAATTAACCGAAACGTTAATAGATTTATATCACAATCAAAGTGTACTATGGGATTCGAGTGatgtagattataaaaataaacataagaaaAAGGACGCATGGAAAACTATTAGTGATGTTATGGGGCTACACGAACTTGAAATtcaaaggaaaattaaaaatttgacgGCACAGTTTTTCAGAgagaaaaagaaattaaaagagGACAATAAATCTGGCTCCTCGACTTCCGAAACTCCTAGGTGGTTTGCCTACCAACGGCTTCTTTTTTTAACAGACAGAAATGAACCCAGGATATGCGTAGAGAGGGGGTTAAATGAAACACAT gaTTCTGGTCTAGAAAGAAGTGCTGGCGAAGAAAGTTCTCATAATCAAAGTCCATTACGTAATGAAGTGAACGCAAATGACACCACACTACCAGATCCACAATCAGGATATTTAAGCTTGTcagatattagaaaaaatataaaagggtcAAAAAGGAAGGTTTCAAATTATGAGCAACAACAAGAAGGGCCTTATGATATATTCAAAGACTTTCAGACGAAGAAATCTCGCAATAGATTCACGATTTTTGGGGAACATGTTGCAGCAAAAATAGAAGCTTTAAAATCAAGCTATGCCCAAAATGTTGTAGAGCATTTAatatccaatattttatttgaagcaAGCATCGGAAAATATGACTATCCTGCTGCTAGACAAATGAGTCCGTTTTCAACACATTCATCAAATTCAAGTTTCTCGCTTATGCATACACACGCTCCATCGCCACAATACGCATCACCACCTTCACCTCAGTTAGAATACCCAACACAGGCAACACAACAAACTCAGAATACACCACTCACCGTACTACAAATAGAACATGAACCACTCACGCCAAAATGTCCTCCAGCAATTTCACCAAAAGTAGAATACATATAG